Proteins encoded by one window of Halorubrum ruber:
- a CDS encoding ATP-binding response regulator has protein sequence MVDVPGETVRVLSVPESGDARSFGTEWPNAEFDVTVESSIESAVERLRRKPVDCVVAGHDLPDGDGIELLREVRDRDPEVPVVLATASGSERVASEAIANGVADYVPLDATDGGEGLRERVRQAVAHGRSREAEEARKRDRRRLETLIGNLPGFVYRCRNAPGWPMELVRGESEPITGYTTAELASDAVVWGEDVIHPDDRERAWEVVQAAIDTGEEFEITYRIRTRDDELRWMWERGCLVESTVDGTAVLEGFITDVTERKEYEAELERRNEELESFASVVSHDLRNPIAVAKGRVDLARERYDDSDLDRAARAHDRTLERIDQLLTLARNGKRVTDVEPVEVEDAVDRCWSGVATGDASLDVEVDSTVDADRERLVQLLENLVRNAVDHGGDDVAVRVGELDSTAGFFVADDGPGIPEDLRDQVFEAGFTTASEGTGFGLSIVSRIAEAHGWSVEAVDGAEGARIEVRTGPTP, from the coding sequence ATGGTAGATGTTCCCGGGGAGACGGTCCGCGTCCTCAGCGTCCCGGAGAGCGGCGACGCGCGCTCCTTCGGGACGGAGTGGCCGAACGCGGAGTTCGACGTCACCGTTGAGTCGAGCATCGAGTCGGCGGTCGAACGGCTGCGGCGGAAGCCGGTCGACTGCGTCGTTGCCGGACATGATCTGCCCGACGGAGACGGGATCGAACTCCTCAGGGAGGTCCGGGACCGCGACCCCGAAGTGCCCGTCGTCCTCGCCACGGCGTCCGGTTCCGAACGGGTCGCGAGCGAGGCGATCGCGAACGGTGTCGCCGACTACGTCCCTCTCGACGCGACCGACGGGGGCGAAGGGCTGCGCGAGCGGGTCCGGCAGGCCGTGGCTCACGGTCGAAGCCGCGAGGCCGAGGAGGCCCGCAAACGCGACAGGCGGCGGTTGGAGACGCTCATCGGGAACCTCCCCGGATTCGTCTATCGCTGCCGGAACGCGCCCGGGTGGCCGATGGAGCTCGTCCGCGGCGAGAGCGAGCCGATCACCGGCTACACGACGGCGGAACTCGCGAGCGACGCGGTCGTCTGGGGCGAAGACGTCATCCATCCGGACGACCGGGAACGGGCGTGGGAGGTCGTCCAGGCGGCGATAGACACGGGCGAGGAGTTCGAGATCACCTATCGGATCCGCACGCGGGACGACGAGCTGCGCTGGATGTGGGAGCGCGGCTGTCTCGTCGAGTCCACCGTCGACGGCACCGCCGTGTTGGAGGGGTTCATCACGGACGTGACGGAGCGGAAGGAGTACGAGGCGGAGCTCGAACGTCGCAACGAGGAGCTGGAATCGTTCGCCAGCGTCGTTTCCCACGACCTCCGGAATCCCATCGCGGTCGCGAAAGGGCGAGTCGATCTGGCGCGCGAGCGGTACGACGATTCCGACCTCGACCGCGCCGCGCGCGCACACGACCGAACGCTCGAACGGATCGACCAGCTGCTCACGCTCGCGAGAAACGGGAAGCGGGTCACGGACGTCGAGCCGGTCGAAGTCGAGGACGCCGTCGACCGCTGTTGGTCGGGCGTCGCCACGGGGGACGCGAGCCTCGACGTCGAGGTGGACTCGACTGTCGACGCTGACCGTGAGCGGCTCGTCCAGCTCCTCGAGAACCTCGTGCGGAACGCCGTCGATCACGGGGGCGACGACGTCGCCGTCCGCGTCGGCGAACTCGACTCGACCGCGGGGTTCTTCGTCGCCGACGACGGGCCGGGGATACCCGAGGACCTGCGCGATCAGGTCTTCGAGGCCGGATTCACGACGGCCTCGGAGGGGACCGGATTCGGCCTGAGCATCGTCTCCCGGATCGCCGAGGCGCACGGTTGGAGCGTCGAGGCCGTTGACGGAGCGGAGGGTGCGCGGATCGAGGTGCGGACGGGCCCGACTCCTTGA
- a CDS encoding GNAT family N-acetyltransferase, producing the protein MDVRAARPDDAEDLRTAVSRAREETVFDDIGAPLLDVSAAGVREAAAEAEWSFLMEDVEEGPVGIAIAHPDQGGTEAELLALWVHPNRAGEGVADELLSRVGDALVDRDIEALRATVPPDRPSAEEFFSAHGFTRRGTRRGPAGDETVVVADPHTLT; encoded by the coding sequence ATGGATGTCCGGGCGGCTCGGCCCGACGACGCGGAGGACCTGCGAACGGCGGTCTCGCGAGCCCGCGAGGAGACGGTGTTCGACGACATCGGCGCGCCCCTGCTCGACGTGTCCGCCGCCGGCGTCCGCGAGGCCGCCGCCGAGGCGGAGTGGTCGTTTCTGATGGAAGACGTCGAGGAGGGCCCCGTCGGCATCGCGATCGCACACCCCGATCAGGGCGGGACGGAGGCGGAGCTGCTGGCGCTGTGGGTCCACCCGAACCGCGCGGGCGAGGGCGTCGCGGACGAGCTGCTCTCCCGCGTGGGGGACGCGCTCGTCGACCGCGACATCGAGGCGCTCCGCGCGACGGTCCCGCCGGACCGTCCCAGCGCGGAGGAGTTCTTCAGCGCGCACGGGTTCACGCGGCGGGGAACCCGCCGGGGTCCCGCCGGCGACGAGACGGTCGTCGTCGCGGACCCGCACACGCTCACGTAA
- a CDS encoding carboxypeptidase regulatory-like domain-containing protein — MNVARSTLVGAAVLFVAVAATGGALAADPVTLTVSVTDQDGGAVGGATVEATWETEAGETGTASGTTANNGNVLLDVPEGASVELDVDDDTYVRNRPLRIANASESSVALGVARSGTATVTVVDDENRSQPDATVRIREDGRTVDRGETDADGVYETARLERGAYEAVVVKPGYFEAEREVEVGPDTATTVAVERGTVTLDVRALDDHFDPPIPIETGAVRVSSSVYDGEVSVTEGTASLNVPVNAAYSVEVVKEGYEASAERVRVRESPASVNATAQRTAALTVTPANERVLVGETTRVTVRNAYEEPVAGATVEVDGEAVEETNDRGEVDVSIASAGNRTIVARDGDIASDPVMVEGVDSASEADGTDTDDGNGSDDAGNGSDGAGDNGTTDDGSPGFGVVVAVLALLAVGAASRVRGR, encoded by the coding sequence ATGAACGTCGCACGTTCGACGCTGGTCGGCGCGGCAGTACTGTTCGTCGCGGTCGCCGCGACCGGCGGGGCGCTCGCCGCCGATCCGGTGACGCTCACCGTCTCGGTGACCGACCAAGACGGCGGCGCCGTCGGCGGCGCGACCGTCGAGGCGACGTGGGAGACCGAGGCGGGCGAGACGGGCACCGCGTCGGGGACGACGGCGAACAACGGGAACGTGCTCCTCGACGTGCCCGAGGGCGCCAGCGTCGAACTGGACGTCGACGACGACACGTACGTTCGGAACCGACCGCTCCGGATCGCCAACGCGAGCGAGTCGAGCGTCGCGCTCGGCGTCGCCCGGAGCGGGACCGCGACGGTGACCGTTGTCGACGACGAGAACCGGTCGCAGCCCGACGCGACGGTGCGGATCCGCGAGGACGGGCGGACGGTCGACCGCGGCGAGACCGACGCCGACGGCGTCTACGAGACGGCGCGCCTCGAACGGGGGGCGTACGAGGCCGTCGTCGTGAAGCCGGGGTACTTCGAGGCGGAACGCGAGGTGGAGGTGGGACCGGACACGGCGACGACGGTCGCCGTCGAGCGGGGCACCGTGACGCTCGACGTGCGCGCCCTCGACGACCACTTCGACCCGCCCATCCCGATCGAAACGGGAGCGGTCCGAGTCTCCTCGTCGGTGTACGACGGCGAGGTGAGCGTGACCGAAGGGACGGCCTCGCTCAACGTCCCCGTGAACGCCGCCTACAGCGTCGAGGTCGTCAAGGAGGGGTACGAGGCCTCGGCCGAGCGGGTCAGGGTGCGGGAGTCGCCGGCGAGCGTGAACGCCACCGCGCAGCGGACCGCGGCGCTGACCGTCACGCCGGCGAACGAGCGCGTCCTCGTCGGCGAGACGACCCGCGTGACGGTGCGGAACGCCTACGAGGAGCCGGTCGCGGGCGCGACGGTCGAGGTCGACGGCGAGGCCGTCGAGGAGACCAACGACCGCGGCGAGGTCGACGTGTCCATAGCGTCGGCCGGAAACCGGACGATCGTCGCCCGGGACGGTGACATCGCTTCCGACCCGGTGATGGTCGAGGGCGTCGACAGCGCGTCGGAGGCGGACGGGACCGACACGGATGACGGGAACGGCTCTGACGACGCCGGAAACGGCTCCGACGGCGCGGGCGACAACGGGACCACGGACGACGGGAGCCCCGGATTCGGTGTCGTCGTCGCGGTCCTCGCCCTGCTCGCGGTCGGCGCTGCGAGCCGAGTCCGCGGTCGATGA
- a CDS encoding DUF7559 family protein, translated as MPSTMEVKCVSDDCELDMFENHYTYDVPDDHAVEDLSCPYCGGSDLVEIEV; from the coding sequence ATGCCATCGACGATGGAGGTCAAGTGCGTCAGCGACGACTGCGAGCTCGACATGTTCGAGAATCACTACACGTACGACGTGCCGGACGACCACGCGGTCGAGGACCTCTCGTGTCCGTACTGCGGGGGGAGCGACCTCGTCGAAATCGAGGTGTGA
- a CDS encoding metal-dependent hydrolase, whose protein sequence is MNKRGHVLNGLLLALGLGFIVEPGLDAATATTVAEITVPVVLGALFPDVDTAFGRHRKTLHSLPVLAIFLAYPIVFGNLQYVWIGVLTHYLLDVVGSRRGIALFHPLSDKEYGLPSGVTTSSKYADLVTVIITAIELAGFWAIHTYVVNLDLDLSAASQAATGFGL, encoded by the coding sequence ATGAACAAACGCGGCCACGTCCTCAACGGCCTGCTGCTCGCCCTCGGGCTCGGGTTCATCGTCGAGCCCGGCCTCGACGCGGCGACCGCGACCACCGTCGCCGAGATCACCGTCCCGGTCGTGTTGGGGGCGCTGTTCCCCGACGTCGACACCGCCTTCGGGCGCCACCGGAAGACGCTCCACAGCCTCCCGGTGCTGGCGATCTTCCTCGCGTACCCGATCGTCTTCGGGAACCTCCAGTACGTGTGGATCGGCGTGTTGACCCACTACCTCCTCGACGTGGTCGGGAGCCGGCGCGGCATCGCGCTGTTCCACCCGCTCTCGGACAAGGAGTACGGGCTGCCGAGCGGCGTGACGACGAGCAGCAAGTACGCCGACCTCGTCACCGTGATCATCACCGCGATCGAGCTGGCGGGCTTCTGGGCGATCCACACCTACGTCGTCAACCTCGACCTCGACCTCTCGGCGGCCTCGCAGGCCGCGACCGGATTCGGCTTATAA
- a CDS encoding NAD(P)/FAD-dependent oxidoreductase, with protein sequence MTEEDESAPSVAVVGGGAVGVTAARDLAARGADVTLFERGELAAESSGRAAGVLYDAYAEDVDAAVGARALERFRAFDRSLPGFSFSACPYVIAVRKGDPDADAVPAMVERMREHGREVSLVDPDALGKRFPAIRTDDLSVAAVAEGAGWTNPPSYVRALGERAAREGVAMETETAVALGPRTDAGREISIHNGENGSSGTETRAFDAVVVAAGAHTRSLLADAGVSVPVVPYRVQALVTSRPYDGPMVYDATADAYLRPHPEGLLAGDGTEPVAADPDDYRRESDDWFREDVGAVLDERLARGDSPERTDRDLADARAWAGLCTATPDGDPVVGPVDADGAPAPSLFVAAGWQGHGFMRAPAIGETVAEGVLASLAGVGFGDPDSPWIGAFDPGRFDGDEEFEIVEGMSLSTRTDDT encoded by the coding sequence ATGACCGAGGAAGACGAGTCAGCGCCGTCAGTCGCGGTTGTCGGCGGCGGCGCGGTCGGCGTCACGGCGGCCCGCGACCTCGCGGCGCGCGGCGCCGACGTGACGCTGTTCGAGCGCGGGGAGTTAGCGGCCGAGAGCTCCGGCCGCGCGGCAGGCGTCCTCTACGACGCCTACGCCGAGGACGTCGACGCCGCGGTCGGCGCCCGCGCGCTGGAGCGCTTCCGCGCGTTCGACCGCTCGCTGCCCGGGTTCTCGTTTTCCGCGTGCCCGTACGTGATCGCGGTCCGCAAGGGCGACCCCGACGCCGACGCCGTCCCGGCGATGGTCGAGCGCATGCGCGAGCACGGCCGCGAGGTGTCGCTCGTCGACCCCGACGCGCTCGGTAAGCGCTTCCCCGCCATCCGCACCGACGACCTCAGCGTCGCGGCGGTCGCCGAGGGTGCGGGGTGGACCAACCCGCCGAGCTACGTCCGCGCGCTCGGCGAACGGGCCGCTCGGGAGGGGGTCGCGATGGAGACGGAGACCGCTGTCGCGCTCGGTCCGCGGACCGACGCGGGGCGAGAAATCTCGATTCACAACGGTGAAAACGGAAGTTCGGGGACCGAAACGCGCGCATTCGACGCCGTCGTCGTCGCGGCCGGGGCGCACACCCGGTCGCTGCTCGCGGACGCCGGCGTCTCGGTCCCGGTCGTCCCCTACCGCGTTCAGGCGCTCGTGACCTCCCGCCCGTACGACGGGCCGATGGTCTACGACGCCACCGCGGACGCGTACCTCCGCCCGCACCCGGAGGGGCTGCTCGCGGGCGACGGCACGGAGCCGGTCGCGGCCGACCCCGACGATTACCGACGCGAGTCGGACGACTGGTTCCGCGAGGACGTTGGTGCGGTCCTCGACGAGCGACTCGCCCGCGGCGACTCGCCTGAGCGGACCGACCGCGACCTCGCCGACGCGCGAGCGTGGGCCGGGCTCTGTACCGCGACGCCGGACGGCGACCCGGTCGTCGGACCGGTGGACGCGGATGGCGCTCCCGCCCCCAGCCTATTCGTCGCCGCCGGCTGGCAGGGGCACGGGTTCATGCGCGCGCCGGCGATCGGCGAGACGGTCGCCGAGGGCGTGCTCGCGTCGCTCGCGGGCGTCGGGTTCGGGGATCCGGACTCCCCGTGGATCGGCGCGTTCGACCCGGGGCGGTTCGACGGCGACGAGGAGTTCGAGATCGTCGAGGGGATGTCGCTGTCGACCCGGACGGACGATACTTAA
- the ileS gene encoding isoleucine--tRNA ligase, translated as MEQIDDQYAPADVESAVDEYWDEHDAYEAAKEAHADDPPFFFVDGPPYTSGQMHLGTAWNKTLKDAVIRHKRMTGHRVTDRPGYDMHGLPIEVKVEEELGFENKRDIEAYGMEPFIEKCKEFALENRAAMDEDFKSIGVWMDWDDPYETISPEYMEAAWWAFSEVADNGLVEQGKRSISQCPRCETGLANNEVEYEDVEDPSIYVKFPLADREGSLVIWTTTPWTVPANTFVAVDEELTYNAVRAEKDGEEELLYVAAECVEDVLQKGRYESYEVEAELTGDELVGWAYDHPLADRVAEYPDFEGAGQVYAADYVEADRTGLVHSAPGHGEEDFHRGTELGLDIFCPVGPNGEFTEAAGEYAGQFVRDANDDIVDDLVADGHMLAHGTVEHSYGHCWRCDTGIIQLVTDQWFISITDVKEDLLDNMEDSEWHPAWARDNRFRDFIEDAPDWNVSRQRYWGVPIPIWVPEDAEAGNLDEEMIVIGTREELAERVEEDIDPDSIDLHRPSVDDLTIVEDGTTYRRVEDVFDVWLDSSVATWGTLGYPSDEAAHDELWPADLIIEAHDQTRGWFWSQLGMGTAAVDEIPYEEVLMHGFANDEDGRKMSKSVGNIVTPEEAIERAGRDPLRTYLLSHDQQGVDLAFEWDGLGEIQGKLNILWNVFRFPLEYMELDGYDPADADLSDGELELVDEWVLSRLQSVEAEVADAWDDYRVSDAVNAVIEFVTQDVSRFYVKAVRDRMWEEADSASKRGAYATLATVLDEVIRLLAPIAPYLTERMYQRLDGESTTVHALSYPEPDADLRDPDLERDVAVFRDVEEAAANARQQAGRKLRWPVPRVVVETDDETVAAAVDRLEALIADRVNAREVVVTDAFDELVETAEPQMAAIGPAFGGDAQKVMEAVQGATRAAVEGGEVTVDGEPVDLDDEMVEYVAEPPEHVSGADFEGGTVYVDTSLTPEIESEGYARDVIRRVQEMRKELDLDVEARIRVGVAVDDERVAGFVDDHADLIAGEVRADAWLDDPIDAAEAAGGLVEEWTVEETTVTIGIEPVA; from the coding sequence ATGGAGCAGATCGACGACCAGTACGCGCCCGCGGACGTCGAGTCCGCGGTCGACGAGTACTGGGACGAGCACGACGCCTACGAGGCGGCGAAAGAGGCGCACGCCGACGACCCGCCGTTCTTCTTCGTGGACGGGCCGCCGTACACCTCCGGGCAAATGCACCTCGGGACCGCCTGGAACAAGACGCTGAAGGACGCCGTCATCCGACACAAGCGGATGACCGGCCACCGCGTCACCGACCGCCCCGGCTACGACATGCACGGGCTCCCGATCGAGGTCAAAGTCGAGGAGGAGCTCGGCTTCGAGAACAAGCGGGACATCGAGGCGTACGGGATGGAGCCGTTCATCGAGAAGTGCAAGGAGTTCGCCTTAGAGAACCGGGCGGCGATGGACGAGGACTTCAAGTCGATCGGCGTCTGGATGGATTGGGACGACCCCTACGAGACCATCTCGCCCGAGTACATGGAGGCCGCCTGGTGGGCGTTCTCCGAGGTCGCCGACAACGGGCTCGTCGAGCAGGGGAAACGGTCCATCTCGCAGTGCCCGCGCTGCGAGACCGGGCTCGCCAACAACGAGGTCGAGTACGAGGACGTCGAGGACCCCTCCATCTACGTGAAGTTCCCGCTCGCGGACCGCGAGGGGAGCCTCGTCATCTGGACGACGACGCCGTGGACGGTCCCCGCGAACACCTTCGTCGCCGTCGACGAGGAGCTCACCTACAACGCCGTCCGCGCGGAGAAGGACGGCGAGGAGGAGCTGCTGTACGTCGCCGCGGAGTGTGTCGAGGACGTGTTACAGAAGGGCCGGTACGAGTCCTACGAGGTTGAGGCCGAGCTCACCGGCGACGAGCTCGTCGGCTGGGCGTACGACCACCCGCTCGCCGACCGCGTCGCCGAGTACCCCGACTTCGAGGGCGCGGGGCAGGTGTACGCCGCCGACTACGTGGAGGCCGACCGCACCGGGCTGGTCCACTCCGCGCCGGGCCACGGGGAGGAGGACTTCCACCGCGGCACGGAGCTCGGGCTCGATATCTTCTGCCCGGTCGGGCCGAACGGCGAGTTCACCGAGGCCGCCGGCGAGTACGCCGGCCAGTTCGTGCGCGACGCCAACGACGACATCGTCGACGACCTCGTCGCCGACGGCCACATGCTCGCGCACGGCACGGTCGAGCACAGCTACGGCCACTGCTGGCGCTGTGACACCGGGATCATCCAGCTGGTCACCGACCAGTGGTTCATCTCGATCACGGACGTGAAGGAGGACCTCCTCGACAACATGGAGGACTCCGAGTGGCACCCGGCGTGGGCACGCGACAACCGCTTCCGCGACTTCATCGAGGACGCGCCCGACTGGAACGTCTCCCGCCAGCGCTACTGGGGCGTCCCGATCCCCATCTGGGTGCCGGAGGACGCGGAGGCCGGCAACCTCGACGAGGAGATGATCGTGATCGGCACCCGCGAGGAGCTCGCCGAGCGCGTCGAGGAGGACATAGATCCCGACTCGATCGATCTCCACCGCCCCTCCGTCGACGACCTCACGATCGTCGAGGACGGAACGACGTACCGCCGGGTCGAGGACGTGTTCGACGTGTGGCTCGACTCTTCGGTCGCGACGTGGGGCACGCTCGGCTACCCGAGCGACGAGGCCGCCCACGACGAGCTGTGGCCCGCCGACCTCATCATCGAGGCGCACGACCAGACCCGCGGCTGGTTCTGGTCGCAGCTCGGGATGGGGACCGCCGCGGTCGATGAAATCCCCTACGAGGAGGTGCTGATGCACGGCTTCGCCAACGACGAGGACGGCCGCAAGATGTCGAAGTCGGTCGGCAACATCGTCACGCCGGAGGAGGCGATCGAGCGCGCGGGCCGCGACCCGCTCCGCACCTACCTCCTCAGCCACGACCAGCAAGGGGTCGACCTCGCGTTCGAGTGGGACGGGCTCGGCGAGATCCAGGGGAAGCTCAACATCCTCTGGAACGTGTTCCGGTTCCCCTTGGAGTACATGGAGCTCGACGGCTACGACCCCGCCGACGCCGACCTCTCGGACGGCGAGCTGGAGCTCGTCGACGAGTGGGTGCTCTCGCGGCTCCAGTCGGTCGAGGCCGAGGTCGCCGACGCCTGGGACGACTACCGGGTCAGCGACGCAGTCAACGCCGTGATCGAGTTCGTCACGCAGGACGTCTCGCGGTTCTACGTGAAGGCCGTCCGCGACCGCATGTGGGAGGAGGCCGACTCCGCCTCGAAGCGCGGCGCGTACGCCACGCTCGCGACCGTCCTCGACGAGGTGATCCGGCTGCTCGCGCCGATCGCGCCGTACCTCACCGAGCGGATGTACCAGCGGCTCGACGGCGAGTCGACGACCGTCCACGCGCTGTCGTACCCCGAGCCGGACGCCGACCTGCGCGACCCGGACCTCGAACGCGACGTGGCGGTCTTCCGCGACGTCGAGGAGGCGGCCGCGAACGCGCGCCAGCAGGCCGGCCGCAAGCTGCGCTGGCCCGTGCCGCGCGTCGTCGTCGAGACCGACGACGAGACGGTCGCGGCCGCGGTCGACCGGCTCGAAGCCCTGATTGCCGACCGCGTCAACGCCCGCGAGGTCGTCGTCACCGACGCCTTCGACGAGCTGGTCGAGACCGCGGAGCCGCAGATGGCCGCCATCGGTCCCGCGTTCGGCGGCGACGCGCAGAAGGTGATGGAAGCGGTCCAGGGCGCCACCCGCGCGGCGGTCGAGGGCGGCGAGGTCACCGTCGACGGCGAGCCGGTCGACCTCGACGACGAGATGGTCGAGTACGTCGCGGAACCGCCGGAACACGTCTCCGGCGCCGACTTCGAGGGCGGCACCGTCTACGTCGACACCTCGCTGACTCCCGAGATCGAGTCCGAGGGGTACGCCCGCGACGTGATCCGCCGCGTTCAGGAGATGCGCAAGGAGCTCGACTTGGACGTCGAGGCGCGGATCCGCGTCGGCGTCGCCGTCGACGACGAGCGCGTGGCCGGCTTCGTGGACGACCACGCCGACCTCATCGCCGGTGAGGTCCGCGCCGACGCCTGGCTGGACGACCCGATCGACGCCGCCGAGGCCGCGGGCGGCCTCGTCGAGGAGTGGACGGTCGAGGAGACGACCGTCACGATCGGAATCGAGCCGGTCGCGTAA
- a CDS encoding Hsp20/alpha crystallin family protein: MSRLVETGRSALRSALERVGRGWGRVQERRPLSHDLLESDDAYLVVFDAPGVRGEDVDVTFLDRTVEVNLERFRDFYDGYDLVFPGRGVSLSGSVDLPRDADVTPEGANATLTRNGTLHVEIPKRGGSSDVDVVEEDD; encoded by the coding sequence GTGAGCCGACTCGTCGAGACCGGTCGGTCCGCGCTCCGGAGCGCCCTCGAACGCGTCGGTCGCGGGTGGGGGCGCGTCCAGGAGCGCCGCCCGCTCTCGCACGACCTCCTCGAGAGCGACGACGCCTACCTCGTCGTCTTCGACGCGCCCGGCGTCCGCGGCGAGGACGTCGACGTCACCTTCCTCGACCGCACCGTTGAGGTAAACTTAGAACGCTTCCGCGACTTCTACGACGGCTACGACCTCGTGTTCCCGGGCCGCGGCGTCTCGCTGTCCGGGAGCGTCGACCTCCCGCGCGACGCCGACGTGACCCCGGAGGGCGCGAACGCGACGCTCACGCGCAACGGCACGCTCCACGTCGAGATCCCCAAACGCGGCGGGTCGAGCGACGTCGACGTCGTCGAAGAAGACGACTGA
- a CDS encoding pyridoxal phosphate-dependent aminotransferase, with product MEYEEPKFFHVMQYAAAADGDVIDMVSGNPDWEPPAALRDALREYADLPPADFQYPPSDGLRELREAIAERRGVDPERVVVTNGTGEANYLAMARALDRGAGDEALLMDPVYPYYPGKTHLLGGEPMLVPTERDGGLDVDAVREAASEDTALVVLNTPNNPTGAVYDLDAVREVVGVAEAVDAVVVVDEVYDRFDLAGSFESALTLDSDRVIVTSGFSKSMAITGLRVGYGVFPEAHVDAANTRHMLVNVTGARPSQYAVHHALAETPPDYYAESRELLAERVDAFTDALDAAGAEYSRPEGAFYVLARFDGFPGTMANVKRLVDEAGVAGMPGEAFGTARDEWIRFALVTPRATEAAERLADYFADGAPETPADPR from the coding sequence ATGGAGTACGAGGAGCCGAAGTTCTTCCACGTGATGCAGTACGCCGCGGCCGCCGACGGCGACGTCATCGACATGGTGAGCGGCAACCCCGACTGGGAGCCGCCCGCCGCGCTCCGCGACGCGCTCCGCGAGTACGCCGACTTGCCCCCCGCCGACTTCCAGTACCCGCCGAGCGACGGGCTCCGCGAGCTCCGGGAGGCGATCGCCGAGCGCCGCGGCGTCGACCCCGAGCGCGTGGTCGTCACCAACGGCACCGGCGAGGCGAACTACCTTGCCATGGCGCGCGCGCTCGACCGCGGCGCCGGCGACGAGGCGCTGCTCATGGACCCTGTGTATCCGTACTACCCCGGGAAGACCCATCTGCTCGGCGGGGAGCCGATGCTCGTCCCCACGGAGCGCGACGGCGGCCTCGATGTCGACGCGGTCCGCGAGGCCGCGAGCGAGGACACCGCCCTCGTCGTCCTCAACACGCCGAACAACCCCACGGGCGCCGTCTACGACCTCGACGCGGTCCGCGAGGTCGTCGGTGTCGCCGAGGCGGTCGACGCCGTGGTCGTCGTCGACGAGGTGTACGACCGGTTCGACCTCGCCGGCTCGTTCGAGTCCGCCCTCACCCTCGATTCGGACCGCGTGATCGTCACCAGCGGCTTCTCGAAGTCGATGGCGATCACGGGGCTCCGCGTCGGCTACGGCGTCTTCCCCGAGGCGCACGTCGACGCGGCCAATACGCGACACATGCTCGTGAACGTCACCGGCGCGCGCCCCTCCCAGTACGCGGTCCACCACGCGCTCGCCGAGACGCCGCCGGACTACTACGCCGAGTCGCGCGAGCTGCTCGCCGAGCGCGTCGACGCGTTCACCGACGCGCTCGACGCGGCCGGCGCGGAGTACAGCCGCCCGGAGGGCGCCTTCTACGTGCTCGCGCGCTTCGACGGGTTCCCCGGCACGATGGCGAACGTCAAGCGGCTGGTCGACGAGGCGGGCGTCGCCGGCATGCCGGGCGAGGCGTTCGGCACCGCCCGCGACGAGTGGATCCGGTTCGCCTTAGTGACGCCGCGCGCGACGGAGGCGGCCGAGCGGCTCGCGGACTACTTCGCCGACGGCGCGCCGGAAACGCCGGCCGACCCGCGGTGA